Proteins found in one Anopheles aquasalis chromosome 3, idAnoAquaMG_Q_19, whole genome shotgun sequence genomic segment:
- the LOC126577665 gene encoding protein RER1: MMNEESSSSPASRNVVAQFFRRLGQLYQLQLDKWTPHTKVRWVAAFVLIGLFLLRVFTKQGWYIVTYALGIYHLNLFIAFLTPKIDPALDLDDDQGPELPTKANEEFRPFIRRLPEFKFWYAISKSTVIGIICTFFEVFNVPVFWPILVLYFITLFCITMKRQIKHMIKFRYLPFTHSKPRYQAVPTEK, from the exons ATGATGAACGAAgagtcgtcctcgtcgccggCGAGCCGGAACGTGGTGGCACAATTCTTCAGGAGGCTAGGTCAG CTCTATCAACTGCAGCTGGACAAATGGACGCCCCACACCAAGGTACGGTGGGTGGCGGCGTTCGTGCTGATCGGTCTGTTCCTGCTGCGAGTATTCACCAAACAGGGCTGGTACATCGTAACGTATGCGCTCGGTATCTACCATCTGAATCTGTTCATCGCTTTCCTTACGCCGAAAATTGATCCGGCGCTCGATCTCGACG ATGATCAAGGGCCCGAGCTACCGACGAAGGCGAACGAAGAGTTTCGACCGTTCATCCGCCGGTTACCGGAGTTCAAGTTTTGGTACGCAATCAGCAAAAGCACCGTGATCGGTATCATCTGTACCTTCTTCGAGGTGTTCAACGTGCCCGTCTTTTGGCCGATCCTGGTGCTCTACTTCATCACCCTGTTCTGCATCACGATGAAGCGACAGATCAAG CACATGATCAAGTTCCGCTACCTGCCGTTCACCCATAGTAAGCCCCGCTACCAGGCGGTACCGACGGAAAAGTGA
- the LOC126577662 gene encoding probable citrate synthase 2, mitochondrial, producing MALSRFYSSKLAYATNKNVLPAIATFVRNASDSTDLKAVLVEKIPKEQERIKNFRKQHGATKVGEVTVDMMYGGMRGIKGLVCETSVLDPDEGIRFRGLSIPECQQVLPKAPGGQEPLPEGLFWLLITGDVPSKAQVDALSREWANRAALPSHVVTMLNNMPTTLHPMSQLSCAVTALNHESKFAKAYSEGVHKSKYWEYVYEDSMDLIAKLPVIAATIYRNTYRDGKGIGAIDPKKDWSANFTKMLGYEDEKFTELMRLYLTIHSDHEGGNVSAHTVHLVGSALSDPYLSFAAGMNGLAGPLHGLANQEVLVWLQKLRKELGDNASEDKVKEFIWKTLKSGQVVPGYGHAVLRKTDPRYTCQREFALKHLPNDPLFGLVSNIYKVVPPILTELGKVKNPWPNVDAHSGVLLQYYGLKEMNYYTVLFGVSRALGVLASLVWDRALGLPIERPKSMSTDGLIKATSK from the exons AATGTCCTGCCAGCGATTGCTACGTTCGTGCGCAACGCCTCGGATAGCACAGACCTGAAGGCCGTGCTGGTCGAGAAGATCCCGAAGGAACAGGAGCGCATCAAGAACTTCCGCAAGCAGCATGGTGCGACGAAAGTCGGCGAAGTGACCGTCGACATG ATGTACGGTGGTATGCGTGGCATCAAGGGTCTGGTGTGCGAAACGTCCGTGCTGGACCCCGATGAGGGTATTCGCTTCCGCGGCCTCTCCATCCCCGAGTGTCAACAGGTGCTCCCGAAGGCTCCAG GTGGTCAGGAACCGCTGCCCGAGGGTCTGTTCTGGCTGTTGATTACTGGCGATGTGCCATCGAAGGCACAGGTTGATGCGCTGTCGCGCGAATGGGCCAACCGGGCCGCGCTGCCGTCGCACGTGGTGACGATGCTGAACAACATGCCGACGACGCTGCACCCGATGTCGCAGCTGAGCTGCGCCGTGACGGCCCTCAACCACGAGAGCAAGTTCGCCAAGGCGTACTCGGAGGGTGTGCACAAGAGCAAGTACTGGGAGTACGTGTACGAGGACAGCATGGATCTGATCGCCAAGCTGCCGGTGATCGCGGCCACCATCTACCGCAACACGTACCGCGATGGCAAGGGCATTGGAGCGATCGACCCGAAGAAGGATTGGTCCGCCAACTTCACCAAGATGTTGGGCTACGAGGACGAAAAGTTCACCGAGCTGATGCGCCTGTACCTCACCATCCACAGTGACCACGAGGGTGGTAATGTGTCGGCGCACACCGTCCATCTGGTCGGATCGGCCCTGAGCGATCCGTACCTATCGTTCGCGGCCGGTATGAACGGTCTCGCTGGGCCTCTGCACGGTCTCGCCAACCaggaggtgctggtgtggctgcAGAAGCTGCGCAAGGAGCTGGGCGATAACGCAAGCGAAGACAAGGTGAAGGAGTTCATCTGGAAGACGCTAAAGTCGGGCCAGGTTGTGCCCGGTTACGGTCACGCCGTGCTGCGCAAAACCGACCCACGGTACACCTGCCAGCGCGAGTTCGCCCTGAAGCACCTGCCCAACGATCCACTGTTCGGACTGGTTTCGAACATCTACAAGGTCGTCCCGCCAATCCTGACCGAGCTCGGCAAGGTGAAGAACCCGTGGCCGAACGTTGATGCTCACTCGGGCGTTCTGCTGCAGTACTACGGACTGAAGGAGATGAACTACTACACCGTGCTGTTCGGTGTGTCGCGTGCCCTCGGTGTGTTGGCCTCGCTGGTGTGGGACCGTGCCCTTGGTCTGCCGATCGAGCGCCCCAAGTCGATGTCCACCGATGGACTGATCAAGGCGACCTCCAAGTAA
- the LOC126577664 gene encoding cytosolic Fe-S cluster assembly factor NUBP1 homolog, whose translation MSTIPADAPAHCPGTESNDAGKASACAGCPNQQICSTGPKGPDPAIALVREKLTDVRNKLLVLSGKGGVGKSTVTALLSRAMAHRTPEENFGVLDIDICGPSQPRVLGVLGEQVHQSGSGWSPVYIEDNLSLMSIGFLLGSPDDAIIWRGPKKNGMIRQFLTEVDWGQLDYLLLDTPPGTSDEHLSATTFLRGTTGRWGAVLVTTPQEVALLDVRKEISFCKKLAIPIVGVIENMSGFVCPKCTVQSAIFPARTGPNGGPGGAEAMCVEMEVPYLGQLPLDPRLTKCCDEGKDFITEFPESPAVTALEPIVTKVRTFFDQAPENKSE comes from the coding sequence ATGAGCACAATTCCGGCCGATGCTCCAGCCCACTGCCCTGGGACGGAGAGCAACGATGCGGGTAAGGCGTCCGCCTGTGCCGGCTGTCCCAATCAGCAGATCTGTTCGACCGGTCCGAAAGGACCGGATCCGGCGATAGCGCTAGTCCGCGAGAAGCTAACGGACGTTCGGAACAAGCTGCTCGTCCTGTCGGGCAAAGGAGGCGTAGGGAAGAGCACGGTAACGGCCCTCCTGTCCCGCGCCATGGctcaccggacaccggaggAGAACTTTGGTGTACTCGATATCGACATCTGTGGACCGTCGCAACCGCGTGTCCTCGGAGTGCTCGGTGAACAGGTGCACCAGTCCGGATCCGGCTGGTCACCCGTCTACATCGAGGACAACCTGAGCCTGATGTCGATCGGTTTCCTGCTCGGCAGCCCGGACGATGCCATCATCTGGCGCGGACCGAAAAAGAACGGTATGATCCGCCAGTTCCTTACCGAGGTTGACTGGGGCCAGCTGGATTACCTGTTGCTCGACACACCGCCCGGTACATCGGACGAGCATCTAtcggccaccaccttcctccgGGGGACCACCGGACGATGGGGTGCCGTCCTTGTGACCACACCGCAAGAGGTCGCACTGCTGGACGTAAGGAAGGAGAtttcgttttgcaaaaaactCGCCATTCCGATCGTTGGCGTCATCGAGAACATGTCCGGTTTCGTTTGCCCAAAGTGTACGGTTCAGTCGGCGATATTTCCTGCCCGGACGGGACCGAACGGTGGACCGGGGGGAGCGGAAGCGATGTGCGTAGAGATGGAGGTACCGTACCTGGGTCAGTTACCGCTCGACCCACGGCTTACCAAGTGCTGTGATGAAGGCAAGGATTTCATCACCGAGTTCCCGGAAAGCCCGGCCGTAACGGCACTCGAGCCGATCGTGACGAAGGTGCGCACGTTTTTCGACCAAGCGCCCGAAAATAAGAGCGAATAA